A region of Plantactinospora sp. BC1 DNA encodes the following proteins:
- a CDS encoding GNAT family N-acetyltransferase, which translates to MADVALRPIEDSDLDALFEQMRDPESVRMAAFVAEDPDDRTAFDVHMAKVRTSPEVTTRAVTVDGRLVGSIASFVVNGDTEVTYWIDRSFWGQGIAGRALALLLESVRARPLFARAASDNVKSIKVLRRAGFEVIGTEISFANGRKAKIEETILRLDEPADLGL; encoded by the coding sequence GTGGCTGACGTGGCACTGCGGCCGATCGAAGACTCCGACCTCGATGCCCTGTTCGAACAGATGCGGGATCCCGAGTCGGTCCGGATGGCCGCCTTCGTTGCCGAAGATCCCGATGACCGCACCGCATTCGATGTCCACATGGCAAAGGTCCGGACGTCGCCTGAGGTGACCACTCGTGCGGTCACCGTCGATGGACGGCTCGTCGGCAGCATCGCCAGCTTCGTCGTTAATGGCGATACCGAGGTCACATACTGGATCGACAGGTCCTTCTGGGGGCAGGGCATCGCCGGCCGAGCGCTCGCTCTGCTCCTGGAGTCGGTTCGCGCGCGGCCCCTGTTCGCCCGCGCCGCGAGCGACAATGTGAAGTCGATCAAGGTGCTGCGGAGAGCTGGGTTCGAGGTCATAGGCACGGAAATCTCGTTCGCCAACGGGCGGAAAGCGAAGATCGAGGAAACGATCCTGCGCCTCGACGAGCCCGCTGATCTTGGTCTGTGA
- a CDS encoding DUF4240 domain-containing protein — translation MTGTELAASSLLPLAEEEARFWLLVEQAWAQLGPEPAALRRALLQRDPGSDGDDDLYAIDAWLDPFLAALREICAGLTGPELVALDRVVERKLYDIDRADIHEVTDGSDDGFLYARGFIVAMGREFYEAVQANPAMAVLDADCEGLCYLFAHLHEKRFGVWPETGSGITRESVSNPAGWPTV, via the coding sequence ATGACCGGCACCGAGCTTGCTGCTTCCTCCTTGTTGCCCTTGGCCGAGGAGGAAGCCCGTTTCTGGCTGCTGGTGGAACAGGCGTGGGCTCAGCTGGGTCCGGAGCCGGCGGCGCTGCGCCGCGCCCTGCTCCAACGGGATCCGGGCAGCGACGGGGACGACGACCTGTATGCGATCGACGCGTGGCTCGACCCGTTCCTCGCCGCGCTGCGCGAAATTTGCGCCGGGCTCACGGGCCCCGAGTTGGTTGCCCTCGACCGGGTCGTCGAGCGAAAGCTGTACGACATCGACCGCGCTGACATTCACGAGGTCACGGATGGCTCCGACGACGGCTTTCTATACGCCCGTGGCTTCATCGTAGCGATGGGGCGGGAGTTCTACGAGGCGGTCCAGGCGAACCCGGCGATGGCCGTGCTCGACGCCGACTGCGAGGGACTGTGCTACCTCTTCGCGCATCTGCACGAGAAACGGTTCGGCGTCTGGCCGGAGACCGGCTCGGGCATCACACGGGAGTCAGTCAGCAACCCGGCAGGGTGGCCGACGGTCTAG
- a CDS encoding SIS domain-containing protein — MSHVTREIASQPDCWRRAIGLVAEVGHLLPEPGQRSAVIGCGTSWFVAQAYARLREAAGHGETDAFTASEFPAERGYDAVVAITRSGTTTEVLDAIRGRAATVILADPHTPAAHLAVGVIALPWADERSVVQTRFATTALALLSTHVGAPPDPAATEKVVAAPLPLDPSAVEQVTFLGAGWTVGLAHEAALKCREAAGLWTESYPAMEYRHGPIAIAAPRRAVWMFGDPPAGLAEQIGRTGATFVNTGRDPFADLVVAQRFAVEAAAHHGLDPDVPRNLTRSVVLR; from the coding sequence ATGAGTCACGTCACGCGGGAGATCGCCAGCCAGCCCGATTGTTGGCGGCGGGCCATCGGGCTCGTCGCCGAGGTCGGCCACCTGCTCCCGGAACCGGGCCAGCGGAGCGCCGTCATCGGTTGCGGCACGTCCTGGTTCGTCGCCCAGGCGTACGCCCGACTGCGGGAAGCCGCCGGGCACGGCGAGACGGACGCGTTCACCGCGTCGGAGTTCCCCGCCGAGCGCGGCTACGACGCCGTCGTCGCGATCACCCGCTCGGGTACGACCACCGAGGTGCTGGACGCCATCCGGGGCCGTGCGGCCACGGTGATCCTCGCCGATCCGCACACTCCGGCTGCCCACCTGGCGGTGGGCGTGATCGCGCTCCCGTGGGCCGACGAGCGGTCGGTCGTGCAGACCCGCTTCGCGACCACCGCGCTCGCGCTGCTCAGCACGCATGTCGGCGCACCACCCGACCCGGCGGCGACGGAGAAGGTGGTGGCCGCGCCGCTCCCGCTCGATCCGTCCGCCGTGGAGCAGGTCACGTTCCTGGGTGCCGGCTGGACGGTGGGACTGGCACACGAGGCGGCCCTCAAATGCCGGGAAGCGGCCGGGTTGTGGACCGAGTCCTACCCCGCGATGGAGTACCGGCACGGACCGATCGCGATCGCCGCACCCCGCCGGGCGGTGTGGATGTTCGGGGATCCGCCCGCCGGCCTCGCCGAGCAGATCGGCCGGACCGGCGCCACGTTCGTGAACACCGGACGCGACCCGTTCGCCGACCTGGTGGTGGCGCAGCGTTTCGCGGTCGAGGCCGCCGCTCACCACGGCCTCGACCCCGACGTGCCACGCAACCTGACCCGCTCGGTGGTACTGCGGTGA
- a CDS encoding DUF4832 domain-containing protein, which translates to MSRNRMIAAALVGVLATVTLNVAPAHATISGQTASNTATTVTYRYQYTGAPAWRRVYVDTDRNAATGFATAGIGADYLLENGTLYRHAGSGWNWAVVTAVTHTNGGGTASWTVNRADLGETATPNDADLVFQTEAPLDTSARYTHVYSGSGNGGGTVTYQPDTADIANPERGFYHHTGDCDVNDFNLATLQGYRTSQQTTLVMCVFYLAAFKNAPISAAALAQFQQQADTVRAAGLKMILRFAYTTSTSGDDAPLSRVLSHLDQLAPYLSANSDVIHVMQAGFIGAWGEWWYTQNFGNEGNVTQADWANRKAVVDKLLSVLPANRMVQLRTPKFKRTMYGTGALTPGQAYNGTALARLGHHNDCFLASPDDLGTYENIAVEYPYLAAETQFVPMGGETCQPNPPRSQCPTALQELGQFHWNYLNADYRAEVLNGWTSGGCMTSVRRNLGHRFTLTQGTYPATATAGGSLAVQFTVQNAGWAAPFNPRGLTLVLRNTATGAVHSRALSADPRRWAAGTSTTVNQSVSLAGVPSGSYRLLLSLPDPRPGLATRPEYAIRLANTNVWEPSTGYNDLLHSVVVR; encoded by the coding sequence ATGTCCCGTAACCGAATGATCGCCGCCGCCCTCGTGGGCGTGCTGGCCACGGTCACCCTCAACGTGGCGCCGGCACACGCCACGATCAGCGGCCAGACGGCATCCAACACCGCCACCACCGTCACCTACCGATACCAGTACACCGGCGCACCCGCGTGGCGCCGCGTCTACGTGGACACCGACCGCAACGCGGCCACCGGGTTCGCCACCGCCGGCATCGGAGCGGACTACCTGCTGGAGAACGGCACCCTGTACCGGCACGCCGGCAGCGGCTGGAACTGGGCCGTGGTCACCGCCGTCACCCACACCAACGGCGGCGGCACCGCGAGCTGGACCGTCAACCGCGCCGACCTCGGCGAGACCGCGACACCCAACGACGCCGACCTGGTCTTCCAGACCGAGGCGCCGCTGGACACCTCGGCCCGGTACACCCACGTCTACAGCGGCTCAGGCAACGGCGGCGGCACGGTGACGTACCAGCCGGACACCGCCGACATCGCCAACCCGGAGCGCGGCTTCTACCACCACACCGGCGACTGCGACGTCAACGACTTCAACCTCGCCACCTTGCAGGGCTACCGCACCAGCCAGCAGACCACGCTCGTGATGTGCGTGTTCTACCTCGCCGCGTTCAAGAACGCGCCGATCAGCGCGGCGGCACTCGCCCAGTTCCAGCAGCAGGCCGACACCGTGCGCGCCGCCGGGCTGAAGATGATCCTGCGGTTCGCGTACACCACCTCCACCAGCGGCGACGACGCCCCGCTCAGCCGCGTGCTGTCACACCTCGACCAGCTCGCGCCGTACCTCAGCGCCAACAGCGACGTCATCCACGTCATGCAGGCCGGCTTCATCGGCGCGTGGGGCGAGTGGTGGTACACGCAGAACTTCGGCAACGAAGGCAACGTGACCCAGGCCGACTGGGCCAACCGCAAGGCCGTGGTGGACAAGCTCCTCAGTGTGCTGCCGGCGAACCGCATGGTCCAACTGCGCACCCCCAAGTTCAAGCGCACGATGTACGGCACCGGCGCACTGACGCCCGGCCAGGCGTACAACGGCACCGCGCTCGCCCGCCTCGGTCACCACAACGACTGCTTCCTCGCCAGCCCCGACGACCTCGGCACCTACGAGAACATTGCGGTCGAGTACCCGTACCTGGCGGCCGAGACCCAGTTCGTGCCGATGGGCGGCGAGACCTGTCAGCCCAACCCGCCGCGCTCACAGTGCCCGACCGCGCTACAGGAACTCGGCCAGTTCCACTGGAACTACCTCAACGCCGACTATCGCGCGGAGGTGCTCAACGGCTGGACCAGCGGTGGCTGCATGACCAGCGTGCGCCGTAACCTCGGCCACCGGTTCACCCTCACCCAGGGCACGTACCCGGCCACCGCGACGGCCGGCGGCAGCCTGGCAGTCCAGTTCACCGTGCAGAACGCGGGCTGGGCCGCGCCGTTCAACCCGCGCGGTCTCACCCTCGTGCTGCGCAACACCGCGACGGGTGCCGTCCACTCGAGGGCGCTCAGTGCCGATCCGCGCCGCTGGGCCGCGGGCACGTCCACCACGGTCAACCAGTCCGTCTCGCTGGCGGGCGTGCCGTCGGGCAGTTACCGGCTGCTGCTCAGCCTCCCCGACCCGCGTCCGGGGCTCGCCACCCGGCCCGAGTACGCCATCCGGCTGGCCAACACCAACGTGTGGGAGCCCAGCACCGGCTACAACGACCTGCTGCACTCGGTGGTTGTCCGATGA
- a CDS encoding ROK family transcriptional regulator has product MTGQLAGGDLSRLRQLNTLTVVHALRQQAPRTLREVSRAAGLSRAASEEVLRELEAQGWVEQVDPAAGTMGRPARRYRFRADAGWVLGVDVGGHTVRAMVADLDGEIRYALRQPVSPAAGRAERLAVVDKVVAECLAGSGRTGAEMWATTVATSGLTDAAGRVVLSVALPEWTGVHLAEHLSRLVSGPVMVENDSRLAALAETWRGVARYAQNVVYLLAGLRTGTGLIINGQLHQGFAGAAGEIGALPEMGWIRAQEHLRTWPDAPAGTDPEDVAALVFAAAREGDRRALTMVRRYVKDLALGASALVLALDPQMVVLGGGFSRSADVLLESLRREFDKRCIRTPEVLQSALADDAVALGAVRHALDHLERHIFDPGSGLAAPAAPKR; this is encoded by the coding sequence GTGACCGGACAACTCGCCGGCGGAGACCTGTCGAGGTTGCGGCAGCTCAACACCCTCACGGTGGTGCACGCGCTGCGCCAGCAGGCCCCGCGTACCTTGCGGGAGGTGTCGCGGGCTGCCGGTCTGTCCCGCGCGGCCAGCGAGGAGGTCCTCCGCGAACTCGAAGCGCAGGGGTGGGTCGAGCAGGTCGACCCGGCCGCGGGCACGATGGGGCGGCCGGCCCGGCGGTACCGGTTCCGCGCGGATGCCGGCTGGGTGCTCGGCGTCGACGTCGGCGGACACACGGTCCGGGCGATGGTCGCCGACCTCGACGGCGAGATCCGGTACGCGTTGCGCCAACCGGTCTCACCCGCCGCCGGGCGGGCCGAACGGCTGGCGGTGGTGGACAAGGTGGTCGCCGAATGCCTGGCCGGCTCCGGACGAACCGGGGCGGAGATGTGGGCGACGACGGTCGCCACGAGCGGTCTGACCGATGCGGCGGGCCGGGTGGTGCTCTCGGTCGCGCTGCCCGAGTGGACCGGTGTGCACCTGGCCGAGCACCTCAGCCGCCTGGTCTCGGGACCGGTGATGGTGGAGAACGACAGCCGCCTCGCCGCCCTGGCGGAGACCTGGCGGGGTGTAGCCCGGTACGCGCAGAACGTCGTCTACCTCCTCGCCGGCCTGCGCACGGGCACCGGCCTGATCATCAACGGCCAGCTGCACCAGGGGTTCGCGGGTGCGGCGGGGGAGATCGGGGCGCTGCCGGAGATGGGCTGGATCCGAGCCCAGGAACACCTGCGCACCTGGCCCGACGCGCCGGCCGGGACCGACCCGGAAGACGTGGCCGCGCTCGTCTTCGCCGCCGCGCGGGAGGGTGACCGCCGGGCGCTCACCATGGTCCGGCGGTACGTGAAGGACCTGGCGCTTGGCGCCTCGGCGCTGGTCCTCGCCCTCGACCCGCAGATGGTGGTCCTCGGCGGCGGCTTCTCCCGCTCGGCGGATGTGCTGCTGGAATCGCTCCGCCGGGAGTTCGACAAGCGGTGCATCCGGACCCCGGAGGTGCTCCAGTCGGCCCTCGCCGACGATGCCGTCGCGCTCGGTGCGGTCCGGCACGCCCTCGACCACCTGGAGCGGCACATCTTCGACCCGGGCAGCGGCCTGGCCGCGCCAGCCGCCCCGAAGCGCTGA
- a CDS encoding carbohydrate ABC transporter permease, translating to MARITTRRGHLGTHAALAVGTMLMVVPFAWQFLTSLKSLSSATRVPPTIQPDWHWSNYRRVFELLPFGDQFLNTALVAVGRTAGQLLFCSMAAYAFARLRFPGRNLLFGVFLSVLMVPPPLFVIPQYEIMAKLGWLNSLQALIVPGLFSAFGVFLLRQFFLGLPKELDEAARLDGASPLRIYWSVMLPLAKPGLLALAILALLWSWNDLFWPLVVNTDPDKMTLSAGLASLQGQFQTDYPVLMAGSLLASLPVIAVFVVMQRHFIEGIALTGNKG from the coding sequence ATGGCTAGGATCACGACACGCCGCGGGCACCTCGGGACCCACGCGGCCCTCGCCGTCGGCACGATGTTGATGGTCGTCCCGTTCGCCTGGCAGTTCCTCACTTCGCTGAAGTCGCTCTCCAGTGCGACCCGGGTACCACCGACGATCCAGCCGGATTGGCACTGGTCCAACTACAGGCGGGTCTTCGAACTGCTGCCCTTCGGCGACCAGTTCCTCAACACCGCGCTCGTGGCGGTGGGGCGTACCGCCGGGCAGCTGCTGTTCTGCTCGATGGCGGCGTACGCCTTCGCCCGACTGCGGTTTCCCGGCCGGAACCTGCTCTTCGGCGTCTTCCTGTCCGTGCTCATGGTGCCGCCACCGCTGTTCGTCATCCCCCAGTACGAGATCATGGCGAAGCTCGGCTGGCTCAACTCGCTCCAGGCGCTGATCGTGCCCGGCCTGTTCAGCGCATTCGGGGTGTTCCTGCTGCGGCAGTTCTTCCTCGGCCTGCCCAAGGAACTCGACGAGGCGGCGCGGCTGGACGGCGCCTCACCGCTGCGCATCTACTGGTCCGTGATGCTCCCACTGGCCAAGCCGGGTCTGCTGGCGCTCGCCATCCTGGCGTTGCTCTGGTCCTGGAACGACCTCTTCTGGCCGCTGGTGGTCAACACCGACCCGGACAAGATGACCCTGTCCGCAGGGCTGGCCTCCCTGCAGGGCCAGTTCCAGACCGACTACCCGGTGCTCATGGCCGGATCGCTACTCGCCTCCCTGCCGGTCATCGCGGTCTTCGTCGTGATGCAGCGGCACTTCATCGAAGGCATCGCCCTCACCGGCAACAAGGGCTGA
- a CDS encoding carbohydrate ABC transporter permease produces MVVTESGVVRAESVVPPVPPGPTRRRRSWRHQRSEALWAYLLIAPTGLGLAVFYLWPVLQTAYFSFSEWGPFGGHEWIGLDNYRTLVGDAEALRALGNTTLYTVLGLAGIPVAIVFAALLNRRQLRAVSVYRMLFFLPMVTMPVAVAMVWRWLYNGEYGLINHVLSRVGIDGPHWIADPATALYALAAVGIWTTLGYNLVIFLAGMQAIPRELYEAASIDGAGPLVQFRRITLPLLSPSIFFVSVLSVIGSLQLFDLVYVIGGSGQSARNNPAYPRIQTVVALFYEKAFSSNDRGYAAAIVMALLLLIVALTAVQFRLQRRWVHYG; encoded by the coding sequence ATGGTGGTCACCGAGTCGGGCGTCGTGCGGGCCGAATCGGTCGTCCCGCCCGTACCCCCCGGTCCGACCCGGCGCCGCCGGTCCTGGCGGCACCAGCGCAGCGAGGCGCTCTGGGCGTACCTGCTCATCGCCCCTACGGGGCTGGGCCTGGCCGTCTTCTACCTCTGGCCGGTGCTACAGACGGCGTACTTCTCGTTCAGCGAGTGGGGGCCGTTCGGCGGGCACGAGTGGATCGGCCTGGACAACTACCGGACTCTCGTCGGCGACGCGGAGGCGCTGCGGGCGCTGGGCAACACGACGCTGTACACGGTGCTGGGTCTGGCGGGTATTCCGGTGGCCATCGTCTTCGCCGCACTGCTCAACCGGCGCCAACTGCGGGCGGTGTCCGTCTACCGGATGCTGTTCTTCCTGCCGATGGTGACGATGCCGGTCGCGGTCGCGATGGTGTGGCGGTGGCTCTACAACGGCGAGTACGGGCTGATCAACCACGTCCTGTCGCGCGTGGGAATCGACGGTCCGCATTGGATCGCCGATCCGGCCACCGCTCTCTACGCCCTGGCTGCCGTCGGCATCTGGACCACCCTCGGCTACAACCTGGTGATCTTCCTGGCCGGTATGCAGGCGATCCCGAGGGAGCTGTACGAGGCCGCTTCGATCGACGGTGCGGGGCCGCTCGTCCAGTTCCGCAGGATTACCCTGCCGCTGCTGTCGCCGTCCATCTTCTTCGTCTCGGTGCTGTCGGTCATCGGCTCGCTGCAACTGTTCGACCTGGTGTACGTGATCGGCGGCAGTGGCCAGTCCGCGCGCAACAACCCGGCGTACCCGCGCATCCAGACGGTGGTGGCGCTCTTCTACGAGAAGGCGTTTTCCAGCAACGACCGCGGCTACGCGGCGGCGATCGTGATGGCCCTGCTCCTGTTGATCGTCGCGCTGACGGCCGTGCAGTTCCGGCTCCAACGGAGGTGGGTCCACTATGGCTAG
- a CDS encoding pyridoxamine 5'-phosphate oxidase family protein, with translation MRETPEDLEELQALLDASLARSTSHLRSIINTARTLNAEQLTQVLTGMCTLALSTVTAKGEPRISGVDGHFLRGKWYFGTARDAAKARHLAARPAVSAAHMRGEDLGVFTHGKVEILNPQNGDRATDWPDVLAYLKDFYGDDLFDWDNEVVYYRLHPHWMTVYAPDLAKLTVASQP, from the coding sequence ATGCGCGAAACCCCGGAAGATCTCGAAGAGCTCCAAGCCCTCCTTGACGCCTCCCTCGCCCGCTCCACCTCCCACCTCCGCTCGATCATCAACACCGCGCGCACGCTGAACGCGGAACAGCTCACCCAGGTCCTCACCGGCATGTGCACCCTCGCTCTGTCCACCGTGACGGCGAAGGGCGAGCCGCGGATCAGTGGTGTGGACGGGCACTTCCTGCGCGGCAAGTGGTACTTCGGCACGGCGCGCGACGCGGCCAAGGCGCGCCACCTCGCGGCGCGGCCCGCCGTCAGCGCCGCGCATATGCGCGGTGAGGACCTCGGCGTCTTCACGCACGGCAAGGTGGAGATCCTCAACCCCCAGAACGGCGATCGGGCCACGGACTGGCCGGACGTGCTCGCCTACTTGAAGGACTTCTACGGCGACGACCTCTTCGACTGGGACAACGAAGTGGTCTACTACCGGTTGCATCCGCACTGGATGACCGTCTATGCCCCCGACCTGGCAAAGCTCACCGTGGCGTCCCAGCCCTGA
- a CDS encoding sugar ABC transporter substrate-binding protein, producing MLRPLRLGLAAMLAAALTFSAAACGSDEHPADGPVTLSYMVWDTNQVPVMKELAAAFTKEHPTVTVDVQMTPWTDYWTKLRAAVSGGAAPDVFWMNGPNIQLYADNKVIVPLSDRISDAGIDLGVYPKALVDLYTFEGKVYGLPKDFDTVGVWYNKELFDAAKVAYPTDGWTWADFKAAAAKLTNPAKGVYAIGASVSSGQEYFYNTIYQAGGQVISADGKTSGYDQPATIEGLRFWTDLIKAGQSPDLKTMTDTQPLQLFESGKLAMYWGGSWNVSEFSKNEYTRTRVDVGPLPTGVRKATIIHGVANVVSSKTSHPEQAWEFVRFLGSRPAAEILGRSGPIPAYTGTQTGWASANARFKVQYFLDAVTYAVPYPVSRNTAAWNEAEAKHLSRAYSGEVDVETAATALAKDMNALLAKE from the coding sequence ATGTTGAGACCCCTGCGGTTAGGACTGGCAGCGATGCTGGCTGCCGCGCTCACCTTCTCCGCCGCGGCCTGCGGCAGCGACGAACATCCTGCGGACGGCCCGGTGACGCTCTCCTACATGGTGTGGGACACCAATCAGGTGCCGGTGATGAAGGAACTCGCCGCGGCGTTCACCAAGGAGCACCCCACCGTCACGGTCGACGTGCAGATGACCCCCTGGACCGACTACTGGACCAAGCTGCGAGCCGCGGTGAGCGGGGGAGCGGCCCCGGACGTGTTCTGGATGAACGGTCCGAACATCCAGCTCTACGCCGACAACAAGGTCATCGTGCCGCTGTCGGACAGGATCAGCGACGCCGGGATCGACCTGGGTGTCTACCCCAAGGCCCTCGTCGACCTCTACACCTTCGAGGGCAAGGTCTACGGCCTGCCCAAGGACTTCGACACCGTGGGTGTCTGGTACAACAAGGAACTCTTCGACGCGGCCAAGGTCGCCTACCCCACCGACGGCTGGACCTGGGCCGATTTCAAGGCGGCGGCCGCGAAGCTCACCAATCCCGCCAAGGGCGTGTACGCGATCGGTGCCAGCGTCTCCTCCGGGCAGGAGTACTTCTACAACACCATCTACCAGGCCGGCGGCCAGGTCATCTCGGCCGACGGCAAGACCTCCGGCTACGACCAGCCGGCCACCATCGAGGGTCTGCGCTTCTGGACCGACCTGATCAAGGCCGGGCAGTCGCCTGACCTGAAGACGATGACCGACACCCAGCCGCTGCAACTCTTCGAGTCCGGCAAGCTCGCCATGTACTGGGGCGGATCGTGGAACGTGTCGGAGTTCTCCAAGAACGAGTACACGAGGACGCGGGTCGACGTGGGCCCGCTGCCGACCGGTGTCAGGAAGGCCACGATCATCCACGGTGTCGCCAACGTGGTCTCCTCGAAGACCAGCCACCCGGAGCAGGCCTGGGAGTTCGTACGGTTCCTCGGCTCCCGGCCGGCAGCCGAGATCCTCGGTCGCAGCGGACCGATCCCGGCGTACACGGGAACGCAGACGGGATGGGCGAGCGCCAACGCCCGGTTCAAGGTGCAGTACTTCCTCGACGCGGTGACGTACGCGGTGCCGTACCCGGTCTCCCGCAACACCGCCGCGTGGAACGAGGCCGAGGCCAAGCACCTGAGCCGGGCGTACAGCGGTGAGGTCGATGTGGAGACCGCGGCCACGGCGCTCGCCAAGGACATGAACGCCCTGCTGGCGAAGGAGTAG
- a CDS encoding ROK family protein: protein MTGSGDVVVAVDVGGTHVKCALVDTRGDRRHRERHPTGAERGPEAVVATILDIVRTLADRARAQGLVPQAVGVAVPGVVDEVEGVAQHAANLPLRDVPLRKLVAEHVELPTVLGHDVRAGGLAEARLGAGQHTTHMLFVPIGTGIAAAYLTGGAVLTGAGAAGELGHVVIRPDGPRCACGGRGCLEAVASAAAIARRAGMPAPEVVARAVAGDPAAADIWRDAVRALADGLLTAQALLDPEVIVLGGGLSQAGDALLGPVRAEVLDRLTSYREPQILRASFGDEAGCLGAGLLALDHWQGRTK from the coding sequence GTGACCGGTAGCGGGGACGTGGTCGTGGCTGTGGACGTCGGTGGCACCCACGTCAAGTGCGCGCTCGTCGACACCCGGGGCGACCGGCGGCACCGCGAGCGGCATCCGACCGGTGCCGAGCGGGGACCGGAAGCCGTCGTCGCCACGATCCTCGACATCGTGCGCACGCTTGCCGACCGCGCCCGCGCGCAGGGACTGGTGCCCCAGGCGGTCGGTGTCGCGGTACCCGGGGTGGTGGACGAGGTCGAAGGGGTCGCGCAGCATGCCGCCAACCTGCCGCTGCGCGACGTACCCCTGCGGAAGCTGGTCGCCGAACACGTTGAGCTGCCCACCGTGCTCGGCCACGACGTGCGTGCCGGCGGTCTCGCCGAGGCCCGCCTCGGCGCCGGGCAGCACACGACGCACATGCTCTTCGTACCGATCGGCACCGGCATCGCCGCCGCCTACCTGACGGGTGGCGCGGTGCTGACCGGTGCCGGCGCGGCCGGTGAACTCGGGCATGTGGTCATCCGACCCGATGGCCCACGATGCGCTTGTGGCGGTCGCGGCTGTCTGGAGGCGGTCGCGTCCGCCGCCGCGATCGCACGTCGGGCCGGGATGCCGGCACCCGAGGTCGTGGCTCGGGCGGTCGCCGGAGATCCTGCCGCAGCCGATATCTGGCGCGATGCCGTCCGCGCCCTCGCCGACGGATTGCTGACCGCCCAGGCGCTGCTGGATCCGGAGGTCATCGTCCTGGGCGGCGGACTTTCCCAAGCGGGTGACGCCCTGCTCGGACCGGTACGGGCCGAAGTCCTCGACCGGCTGACCTCGTACCGCGAACCGCAGATCCTGCGCGCGTCATTCGGTGACGAAGCAGGCTGTCTCGGCGCAGGGCTCCTCGCCCTCGACCACTGGCAGGGCCGCACAAAATGA
- a CDS encoding Gfo/Idh/MocA family protein produces the protein MTVNPVRLVVAGAGLRGLGYARHAAASGRARVTAVAEPDPSRRARFAAEFGVPPEHVYADWRDLAAAGRVGDAVVVATQDQMHTEPTIAFAELGYHILLEKPMATTEADAVRIAAAVQKADVIFAVCHVMRYTPYSKALKEVLDDGVIGRLVSVQHLEPIGWWHYAHSFVRGNWRNSHTSGPLLLTKSCHDIDWLLHLFGSAPTQVSSFGGLSHFRPDQRPEGATNTCLSCPVEPSCPYSAPRLYLACLGDPEREFWPLSAVTTDHTPAGVEAALRTGPYGRCVYASANDVVDHQVVTMSFADGATCSFTLTAFTPMSGRRTRLFGTHGSIEGDNSTLHITDFRTDRRWTLETGAGAGSTAAEGHHGGDAAMTDTFLAAVAEGNPSLIPSDAASSLLSHRVVWAAEHARNTGTVVHLPG, from the coding sequence ATGACTGTAAACCCGGTACGACTGGTCGTGGCGGGCGCCGGGCTGCGAGGACTCGGGTACGCCCGGCACGCGGCCGCGTCCGGACGGGCTCGGGTGACGGCCGTGGCCGAACCGGACCCGAGCCGCCGCGCCCGGTTCGCCGCCGAGTTCGGCGTGCCGCCGGAGCACGTCTACGCGGACTGGCGCGACCTCGCCGCGGCCGGCCGGGTGGGTGACGCGGTCGTGGTCGCCACCCAGGACCAGATGCACACCGAACCGACCATCGCCTTCGCCGAACTCGGATACCACATCCTGCTGGAAAAGCCGATGGCAACCACCGAGGCGGACGCCGTACGCATCGCCGCCGCGGTACAGAAGGCCGATGTCATCTTCGCGGTCTGCCACGTCATGCGGTACACGCCCTACTCCAAGGCGCTCAAGGAAGTGCTCGACGACGGGGTGATCGGCCGGCTCGTCAGTGTGCAGCACCTCGAGCCGATCGGCTGGTGGCACTACGCGCACTCCTTCGTCCGCGGCAACTGGCGCAACAGCCACACCTCCGGCCCGCTGCTGCTCACCAAGTCCTGCCACGACATCGACTGGCTGCTTCACCTCTTCGGATCCGCACCGACCCAGGTCAGCTCGTTCGGCGGACTCAGCCACTTCCGTCCCGACCAACGACCCGAGGGCGCCACGAACACCTGCCTCAGCTGCCCGGTCGAGCCGTCCTGCCCGTACTCCGCCCCCCGGCTCTACCTCGCCTGCCTCGGCGACCCGGAGCGCGAGTTCTGGCCGCTGTCCGCAGTCACCACCGACCACACCCCGGCCGGCGTCGAGGCGGCACTGCGGACCGGCCCGTACGGCCGCTGTGTCTACGCCAGCGCCAACGACGTCGTCGACCACCAGGTGGTCACCATGTCCTTCGCGGACGGCGCGACCTGCTCGTTCACCCTCACCGCCTTCACCCCGATGAGCGGTCGCCGCACCCGCCTGTTCGGCACCCACGGCTCCATCGAAGGCGACAACAGCACGCTGCACATCACCGACTTCCGCACCGACCGTCGGTGGACCCTCGAGACCGGGGCCGGCGCCGGCAGCACTGCCGCCGAGGGCCACCACGGTGGCGACGCCGCCATGACGGACACTTTCCTGGCGGCCGTCGCCGAGGGCAACCCCTCCCTCATCCCCTCCGACGCAGCCTCCAGCCTGCTCAGCCACCGTGTCGTCTGGGCCGCCGAACACGCCCGTAACACCGGCACCGTGGTCCACCTACCGGGGTAG